From the genome of Lotus japonicus ecotype B-129 chromosome 6, LjGifu_v1.2, one region includes:
- the LOC130724923 gene encoding uncharacterized protein LOC130724923 produces the protein MGVSTALHPAREYSNQRSYGQDQKPQPSQEQGSGKKSLEEIVGELAQATSKLQVSTDSFINESRNNFKNQEASIKNLENQVGQICKQLSERPPGMFSSNTVPSPRENISAVTLRSGKVMHEIEAGNKSEFEVINLPFSEVLEKMPQYAKFMKEILSKKRSLSEENDIVELTEECSAILQRKLPPKRKDPGSFTLPVNFGASKEVRALCDLGASVNLMPLSMFERLNVGELKPTMMMLQLADRSMVTPWGVFEDVLVRVGEFEFLVNFVIIDMDEDSKIPLILGRPFLATSQAKINVGKGTISLRVADEKITFTIFDLKPKKIEKNDAFLVEMMDEWSDEKLKQFFLKEKAGASNKKKKKNTQSDQTEKVYSMSMIVNSEQKEENLRNQAEPVHLESVVANMERKEEKAKGESFIWKPKHKKDDKPPIPFNSKLNNCVHAFEIACKNMVKMCAEFKEPGSATHYGVNPG, from the exons ATGGGTGTTTCTACGGCTTTGCATCCAG CAAGGGAGTACTCTAATCAAAGGAGTTATGGTCAAGATCAAAAACCTCAACCCTCTCAAGAGCAAGGAAGTGGGAAGAAGAGCCTAGAAGAAATTGTGGGAGAACTGGCCCAAGCTACTAGCAAGCTTCAGGTGTCCACAGATAGCTTCATAAATGAGTCTAGAAATAACTTCAAAAACCAGGAGGCTTCAATCAAAAATCTGGAGAATCAGGTCGGTCAAATTTGCAAACAATTATCTGAGAGACCTCCAGGTATGTTTTCTAGTAACACTGTGCCTAGTCCTAGGGAGAATATTTCTGCTGTTACTCTAAGAAGTGGAAAAGTTATGCATGAAATTGAAGCTGGAAATAAAAGTGAATTTGAAGTAATAA ACCTCCCATTCTCTGAAGTTTTAGAAAAGATGCCTCAATATGCCAAGTTCATGAAGGAGATACTATCTAAGAAAAGGAGCTTGAGTGAAGAGAATGATATCGTTGAGCTGACTGAGGAGTGTAGCGCTATTTTGCAAAGGAAGCTTCCACCCAAACGAAAGGATCCAGGTAGTTTCACTCTACCTGTTAACTTTGGGGCTTCAAAGGAAGTGAGAGCTTTATGTGATTTAGGGGCAAGCGTCAACTTAATGCCCCTATCAATGTTCGAGCGACTTAATGTTGGAGAGCTGAAGCCAACAATGATGATGCTTCAACTAGCAGACCGCTCCATGGTGACTCCTTGGGGAGTTTTTGAAGATGTGCTAGTGAGAGTAGGAGAGTTTGAGTTTCTGGTGAATTTTGTGATAATTGATATGGACGAGGACTCTAAAATACCATTGATTCTGGGAAGACCGTTCCTAGCCACTTCACAAGCGAAAATAAATGTGGGAAAAGGAACAATATCTTTAAGGGTAGCTGATGAGAAAATTACTTTCACCATATTTGACCTGAAGCCAAAGAAAATTGAGAAGAATGATGCATTCTTGGTGGAGATGATGGACGAGTGGAGTGATGAGAAGTTGAAGCAGTTCTTCCTTAAAGAAAAAGCTGGAGCatcaaataagaagaaaaagaagaacacGCAGAGCGACCAAACTGAGAAAGTCTACTCAATGAGCATGATTGTCAACTCAGAGCAGAAGGAGGAGAACCTGAGAAATCAAGCTGAACCAGTTCATCTTGAAAGCGTTGTGGCCAACATGGAGCGGAAAGAGGAGAAAGCGAAAGGAGAATCCTTCATATGGAAGCCAAAACATAAGAAAGATGATAAACCTCCTATCCCTTTTAACTCTAAATTGAATAACTGTGttcatgcttttgagattgcTTGCAAGAACATGGTGAAAATGTGTGCTGAGTTTAAGGAACCCGGAAGTGCAACGCACTATGGGGTAAACCCCGGATAG
- the LOC130722144 gene encoding folylpolyglutamate synthase-like isoform X1, giving the protein MSEEGDNGSPKTSSMTSYEEALDALSSLITKRTRVGDVNLEERFNVLFEYIKMLDLDEAISNMKIIHVAGTKGKGSTCTFTESILRNCGLHTGLFTSPHLIDIRERFRIDGVEICEEKFLAYFWWCYGRLKEQTDDNVPMPTFFHFLALLAFKIFSAEQVDVSVIEVGLGGKYDATNVVKAPSVCGITSLGYDHMEILGNTLGEIAGEKAGIFKHRVPAFTVPQPDEAMYVLREKAYQLNVPLHVATPLETKLLNGLRLGLEGDHQNINAGLAVALCYIWLRMNGHSEYAHLKQMQCTLPEQFIKGLATASLQGRAHIVPDQFINKEISSELVFFLDGAHSPESMQACARWFSHAIKDQDQTLINQKPDNSKIEMKTHLDETAQKKSAQILLFNCMSVRDPQLLLPHLLKTCADHGVYFKKAFFVPGLSVYHKVGSHAPTTTDSNVDLTWQFTLQRVWENLMIGNKGKSTIGAASEELNDLEMSARNWEHSAVFSSLPLVIKWLRDSVQQNQSTRFQVLVTGSLHLVGDVLKLIKK; this is encoded by the exons ATGTCTGAAG AAGGTGATAATGGGTCACCAAAGACTTCATCAATGACATCGTATGAAGAAGCATTGGATGCATTGTCATCATTGATCACTAAACGCACTCGTGTTGGTGATGTCAATTTGGAGGAGCGATTCAACGTGCTGTTTGAGTATATTAAG ATGCTTGATTTGGACGAGGCGATTTCGAATATGAAGATTATCCATGTTGCTGGCACCAAAGGGAAG GGATCTACTTGCACCTTCACAGAATCTATATTACGCAACTGTGGACTTCACACTGGGCTTTTCACTTCTCCTCACCTAATTGATATCCGTGAAAGGTTTCGTATAGATGG TGTGGAAATATGTGAAGAGAAATTTTTAGCCTATTTCTGGTGGTGTTATGGTAGACTAAAG GAACAAACTGATGACAATGTTCCAATGCCTACCTTTTTTCACTTTCTTGCTTTACTTGCCTTCAAGATATTTTCAGCAGAGCAG GTAGATGTTTCTGTAATAGAGGTTGGATTAGGTGGCAAATACGATGCAACAAATGTG GTGAAAGCACCTTCTGTGTGTGGTATAACTTCCCTCGGATATGACCACATGGAGATCCTTG GGAATACTCTTGGAGAAATTGCTGGTGAGAAGGCTGGTATCTTCAAG CATCGAGTTCCAGCATTTACGGTGCCTCAGCCTGATGAAGCAATGTATGTACTCAGAGAGAAGGCTTATCAGTTAAAT GTACCTCTTCATGTGGCAACCCCATTAGAGACCAAATTGCTAAATGGTTTAAGGCTAGGGCTTGAAGGTGACCACCAAAATATAAATGCTGGTCTTGCCGTTGCATTATGCTATATATGGCTGCGAATGAATGGGCATTCTGAATATGCTCATTTGAAACAGATG CAGTGCACTTTGCCAGAGCAATTCATAAAAGGGTTAGCAACTGCAAGTCTGCAAGGAAGGGCTCACATTGTTCCTGATCAATTCATCAACAAAGAAATCTCAAGTGAACTTGTCTTCTTTTTAGATGGAGCTCATAGTCCTGAAAGCATGCAAGCATGTGCAAGGTGGTTTTCCCATGCTATTAAAGATCAGGACCAGACCCTGATTAATCAGAAGCCTGATAATTCTAAAATTGAAATGAAGACACACCTAGATGAAACAGCACAGAAAAAATCAGCACAG attttgctGTTCAATTGTATGTCTGTACGTGATCCTCAGTTGCTTCTTCCCCATTTGTTGAAAACATGTGCTGATCATG GTGTCTACTTCAAGAAGGCGTTCTTTGTACCTGGTTTATCAGTGTATCACAAAGTTGGATCCCATGCTCCAACGACGACTGATTCTAATGTTGACCTGACGTGGCAGTTCACTCTACAAAGAGTGTGGGAAAATCTCATGATAGGGAACAAAG GCAAGAGTACTATTGGTGCTGCTTCTGAAGAATTAAATGATCTGGAAATGAGTGCCAGAAATTGGGAACACAGTGCAGTTTTTTCCTCATTGCCGCTAGTTATCAAATGGCTTAGGGACAGTGTGCAACAAAACCAGTCAACACGCTTTCAG GTCCTTGTCACTGGTTCTTTACATCTTGTTGGCGACGTGTTGAAATTAATCAAGAAGTGA
- the LOC130722144 gene encoding folylpolyglutamate synthase-like isoform X3, producing the protein MSEGDNGSPKTSSMTSYEEALDALSSLITKRTRVGDVNLEERFNVLFEYIKMLDLDEAISNMKIIHVAGTKGKGSTCTFTESILRNCGLHTGLFTSPHLIDIRERFRIDGVEICEEKFLAYFWWCYGRLKEQTDDNVPMPTFFHFLALLAFKIFSAEQVDVSVIEVGLGGKYDATNVVKAPSVCGITSLGYDHMEILGNTLGEIAGEKAGIFKHRVPAFTVPQPDEAMYVLREKAYQLNVPLHVATPLETKLLNGLRLGLEGDHQNINAGLAVALCYIWLRMNGHSEYAHLKQMQCTLPEQFIKGLATASLQGRAHIVPDQFINKEISSELVFFLDGAHSPESMQACARWFSHAIKDQDQTLINQKPDNSKIEMKTHLDETAQKKSAQILLFNCMSVRDPQLLLPHLLKTCADHGVYFKKAFFVPGLSVYHKVGSHAPTTTDSNVDLTWQFTLQRVWENLMIGNKGKSTIGAASEELNDLEMSARNWEHSAVFSSLPLVIKWLRDSVQQNQSTRFQVLVTGSLHLVGDVLKLIKK; encoded by the exons ATGTCTGAAG GTGATAATGGGTCACCAAAGACTTCATCAATGACATCGTATGAAGAAGCATTGGATGCATTGTCATCATTGATCACTAAACGCACTCGTGTTGGTGATGTCAATTTGGAGGAGCGATTCAACGTGCTGTTTGAGTATATTAAG ATGCTTGATTTGGACGAGGCGATTTCGAATATGAAGATTATCCATGTTGCTGGCACCAAAGGGAAG GGATCTACTTGCACCTTCACAGAATCTATATTACGCAACTGTGGACTTCACACTGGGCTTTTCACTTCTCCTCACCTAATTGATATCCGTGAAAGGTTTCGTATAGATGG TGTGGAAATATGTGAAGAGAAATTTTTAGCCTATTTCTGGTGGTGTTATGGTAGACTAAAG GAACAAACTGATGACAATGTTCCAATGCCTACCTTTTTTCACTTTCTTGCTTTACTTGCCTTCAAGATATTTTCAGCAGAGCAG GTAGATGTTTCTGTAATAGAGGTTGGATTAGGTGGCAAATACGATGCAACAAATGTG GTGAAAGCACCTTCTGTGTGTGGTATAACTTCCCTCGGATATGACCACATGGAGATCCTTG GGAATACTCTTGGAGAAATTGCTGGTGAGAAGGCTGGTATCTTCAAG CATCGAGTTCCAGCATTTACGGTGCCTCAGCCTGATGAAGCAATGTATGTACTCAGAGAGAAGGCTTATCAGTTAAAT GTACCTCTTCATGTGGCAACCCCATTAGAGACCAAATTGCTAAATGGTTTAAGGCTAGGGCTTGAAGGTGACCACCAAAATATAAATGCTGGTCTTGCCGTTGCATTATGCTATATATGGCTGCGAATGAATGGGCATTCTGAATATGCTCATTTGAAACAGATG CAGTGCACTTTGCCAGAGCAATTCATAAAAGGGTTAGCAACTGCAAGTCTGCAAGGAAGGGCTCACATTGTTCCTGATCAATTCATCAACAAAGAAATCTCAAGTGAACTTGTCTTCTTTTTAGATGGAGCTCATAGTCCTGAAAGCATGCAAGCATGTGCAAGGTGGTTTTCCCATGCTATTAAAGATCAGGACCAGACCCTGATTAATCAGAAGCCTGATAATTCTAAAATTGAAATGAAGACACACCTAGATGAAACAGCACAGAAAAAATCAGCACAG attttgctGTTCAATTGTATGTCTGTACGTGATCCTCAGTTGCTTCTTCCCCATTTGTTGAAAACATGTGCTGATCATG GTGTCTACTTCAAGAAGGCGTTCTTTGTACCTGGTTTATCAGTGTATCACAAAGTTGGATCCCATGCTCCAACGACGACTGATTCTAATGTTGACCTGACGTGGCAGTTCACTCTACAAAGAGTGTGGGAAAATCTCATGATAGGGAACAAAG GCAAGAGTACTATTGGTGCTGCTTCTGAAGAATTAAATGATCTGGAAATGAGTGCCAGAAATTGGGAACACAGTGCAGTTTTTTCCTCATTGCCGCTAGTTATCAAATGGCTTAGGGACAGTGTGCAACAAAACCAGTCAACACGCTTTCAG GTCCTTGTCACTGGTTCTTTACATCTTGTTGGCGACGTGTTGAAATTAATCAAGAAGTGA
- the LOC130722144 gene encoding folylpolyglutamate synthase-like isoform X2: MSEEGDNGSPKTSSMTSYEEALDALSSLITKRTRVGDVNLEERFNVLFEYIKMLDLDEAISNMKIIHVAGTKGKGSTCTFTESILRNCGLHTGLFTSPHLIDIRERFRIDGVEICEEKFLAYFWWCYGRLKEQTDDNVPMPTFFHFLALLAFKIFSAEQVDVSVIEVGLGGKYDATNVVKAPSVCGITSLGYDHMEILGNTLGEIAGEKAGIFKHRVPAFTVPQPDEAMYVLREKAYQLNVPLHVATPLETKLLNGLRLGLEGDHQNINAGLAVALCYIWLRMNGHSEYAHLKQMCTLPEQFIKGLATASLQGRAHIVPDQFINKEISSELVFFLDGAHSPESMQACARWFSHAIKDQDQTLINQKPDNSKIEMKTHLDETAQKKSAQILLFNCMSVRDPQLLLPHLLKTCADHGVYFKKAFFVPGLSVYHKVGSHAPTTTDSNVDLTWQFTLQRVWENLMIGNKGKSTIGAASEELNDLEMSARNWEHSAVFSSLPLVIKWLRDSVQQNQSTRFQVLVTGSLHLVGDVLKLIKK, encoded by the exons ATGTCTGAAG AAGGTGATAATGGGTCACCAAAGACTTCATCAATGACATCGTATGAAGAAGCATTGGATGCATTGTCATCATTGATCACTAAACGCACTCGTGTTGGTGATGTCAATTTGGAGGAGCGATTCAACGTGCTGTTTGAGTATATTAAG ATGCTTGATTTGGACGAGGCGATTTCGAATATGAAGATTATCCATGTTGCTGGCACCAAAGGGAAG GGATCTACTTGCACCTTCACAGAATCTATATTACGCAACTGTGGACTTCACACTGGGCTTTTCACTTCTCCTCACCTAATTGATATCCGTGAAAGGTTTCGTATAGATGG TGTGGAAATATGTGAAGAGAAATTTTTAGCCTATTTCTGGTGGTGTTATGGTAGACTAAAG GAACAAACTGATGACAATGTTCCAATGCCTACCTTTTTTCACTTTCTTGCTTTACTTGCCTTCAAGATATTTTCAGCAGAGCAG GTAGATGTTTCTGTAATAGAGGTTGGATTAGGTGGCAAATACGATGCAACAAATGTG GTGAAAGCACCTTCTGTGTGTGGTATAACTTCCCTCGGATATGACCACATGGAGATCCTTG GGAATACTCTTGGAGAAATTGCTGGTGAGAAGGCTGGTATCTTCAAG CATCGAGTTCCAGCATTTACGGTGCCTCAGCCTGATGAAGCAATGTATGTACTCAGAGAGAAGGCTTATCAGTTAAAT GTACCTCTTCATGTGGCAACCCCATTAGAGACCAAATTGCTAAATGGTTTAAGGCTAGGGCTTGAAGGTGACCACCAAAATATAAATGCTGGTCTTGCCGTTGCATTATGCTATATATGGCTGCGAATGAATGGGCATTCTGAATATGCTCATTTGAAACAGATG TGCACTTTGCCAGAGCAATTCATAAAAGGGTTAGCAACTGCAAGTCTGCAAGGAAGGGCTCACATTGTTCCTGATCAATTCATCAACAAAGAAATCTCAAGTGAACTTGTCTTCTTTTTAGATGGAGCTCATAGTCCTGAAAGCATGCAAGCATGTGCAAGGTGGTTTTCCCATGCTATTAAAGATCAGGACCAGACCCTGATTAATCAGAAGCCTGATAATTCTAAAATTGAAATGAAGACACACCTAGATGAAACAGCACAGAAAAAATCAGCACAG attttgctGTTCAATTGTATGTCTGTACGTGATCCTCAGTTGCTTCTTCCCCATTTGTTGAAAACATGTGCTGATCATG GTGTCTACTTCAAGAAGGCGTTCTTTGTACCTGGTTTATCAGTGTATCACAAAGTTGGATCCCATGCTCCAACGACGACTGATTCTAATGTTGACCTGACGTGGCAGTTCACTCTACAAAGAGTGTGGGAAAATCTCATGATAGGGAACAAAG GCAAGAGTACTATTGGTGCTGCTTCTGAAGAATTAAATGATCTGGAAATGAGTGCCAGAAATTGGGAACACAGTGCAGTTTTTTCCTCATTGCCGCTAGTTATCAAATGGCTTAGGGACAGTGTGCAACAAAACCAGTCAACACGCTTTCAG GTCCTTGTCACTGGTTCTTTACATCTTGTTGGCGACGTGTTGAAATTAATCAAGAAGTGA